In Gulosibacter molinativorax, a single window of DNA contains:
- a CDS encoding ParB N-terminal domain-containing protein: MSTHDGHIELERAVDSIHVGHRHRRDLGELALLAASIERDGLLQPITVTPEGNLVCGARRLAAIKRLGWMHVKVWVRSGISGELAHLLAEQDDNALHKSLTQLENAALYREIKTLMAEDAARRQEATRFSTENQPGNDGAANFAAPSDSVGDTREQAAAMIPEGASHTTLEKINYLQQMADDESQPDSVREGIGAELELIGSGAPVHPGFQRARQLVTAAQPDGDAVDVAKLAEEALARIKNAPKPKRRPSPSALTSRVDGDEPWPIRAFVVTWTELDGWWRHFDVDELARQLSDAEIEMFLHVVEATVQVAERLRAARDIDRADAESPTQVGNLRAL; the protein is encoded by the coding sequence ATGAGTACGCACGACGGGCACATTGAGCTGGAGCGAGCTGTCGACTCAATCCACGTTGGCCATCGTCACCGCAGAGATCTCGGGGAACTCGCTCTCCTCGCCGCGTCGATCGAACGGGATGGATTGCTGCAACCGATCACTGTGACGCCGGAGGGCAATCTCGTGTGCGGTGCCCGTCGTCTGGCCGCGATCAAGCGACTGGGGTGGATGCACGTCAAGGTCTGGGTGCGCTCGGGGATCTCGGGAGAACTTGCGCACCTGCTTGCTGAGCAGGATGACAACGCGCTGCACAAGTCGCTCACCCAACTGGAGAATGCCGCGCTGTACCGGGAGATCAAGACGTTGATGGCTGAGGATGCCGCCCGTCGCCAAGAAGCAACCCGATTCAGCACCGAGAATCAGCCGGGAAATGACGGTGCCGCAAATTTTGCGGCACCGTCAGACTCTGTCGGAGACACACGCGAGCAGGCTGCCGCCATGATCCCGGAGGGCGCCTCTCACACGACGCTGGAGAAGATCAACTACCTGCAGCAGATGGCGGACGACGAAAGTCAGCCCGACTCCGTGCGAGAAGGCATCGGAGCCGAGCTGGAACTCATCGGATCGGGCGCTCCCGTGCACCCGGGCTTCCAGCGTGCTCGGCAGCTCGTGACCGCGGCACAACCCGATGGTGACGCTGTGGATGTGGCGAAGCTGGCTGAAGAAGCACTCGCGCGCATCAAGAACGCTCCGAAGCCCAAACGCCGACCTTCGCCAAGCGCGCTGACCTCGCGCGTCGACGGCGACGAGCCGTGGCCGATTCGCGCATTCGTCGTCACGTGGACGGAACTCGACGGCTGGTGGCGCCACTTCGACGTCGACGAACTGGCTCGCCAACTGAGTGACGCCGAGATCGAGATGTTCCTGCACGTTGTTGAAGCCACCGTTCAGGTTGCGGAGCGACTCCGTGCCGCGCGAGACATTGATCGGGCGGACGCCGAGTCCCCGACCCAGGTGGGGAACCTTCGCGCCCTCTGA
- a CDS encoding DUF6112 family protein — MNVFPDFGSLSGIGDLRVVIGAMLTIILIVAVLMIIISAITWAIATSTGNPGVAAKARAGVFVALGAAILAGGGVTWVNWLIDVGGQL; from the coding sequence ATGAACGTGTTTCCTGACTTCGGCAGCCTCAGCGGTATCGGTGACCTCAGAGTCGTGATCGGCGCGATGCTCACCATCATCCTAATCGTCGCGGTACTCATGATCATCATCAGCGCGATCACCTGGGCCATCGCCACGTCGACGGGCAACCCTGGTGTCGCCGCGAAGGCGCGCGCCGGGGTCTTCGTCGCACTCGGCGCCGCGATCCTCGCCGGTGGTGGCGTTACCTGGGTGAACTGGCTCATCGACGTCGGTGGGCAGCTGTAG
- the cmtR gene encoding Cd(II)/Pb(II)-sensing metalloregulatory transcriptional regulator CmtR, translating to MLTLTDRIDVMNRLGRAMADPTRSRILLTLLAGPSYPAVLSRDLGLSRSNVSNHLTCLRGCGIVVAEPEGRQTRYEVADPHLARALTALVDVTLAVDESVPCMDPDCGVEGCVAGEARA from the coding sequence ATGCTGACTCTTACGGATCGAATCGACGTGATGAACCGGCTCGGTCGGGCGATGGCCGACCCGACCCGCTCTCGCATCCTCCTGACCCTCCTGGCTGGCCCGAGCTACCCGGCGGTGCTGTCTCGCGATTTGGGGCTTTCACGCTCGAACGTGTCAAACCACCTGACGTGTCTGCGCGGGTGCGGGATCGTGGTGGCCGAGCCCGAGGGTCGGCAGACCCGCTACGAGGTCGCAGACCCGCACCTCGCCCGTGCGCTGACAGCGCTGGTGGACGTGACGCTTGCGGTCGACGAGAGCGTGCCGTGCATGGACCCCGACTGCGGAGTCGAGGGCTGCGTGGCGGGGGAGGCTCGGGCGTGA
- a CDS encoding heavy metal translocating P-type ATPase, which yields MSAFTGSQVEHVDLDDDDDDDRPWYRSPSVLIPIASGVAFAAGLVCEWTGAETAGLVLFWIGLLLGASTFVPGALRKLFTKGKLGIGLLMTISATGAVILGYVEEAAALAFLYSIAEALEDKAMDRARAGLRALLKLVPDTALVKRGDATAEVEAKELRVGDFLVVRPGERIATDGTVRAGRSSLDTSAITGESIPVEVEPGTDVSAGSINTTGVLEVEATAAGTDNSLTTIVELVEQAQAEKGDRARLADRIARPLVPGVMILAVLVGVLGSLLTGDWELWITRALVVLVAASPCALAIAVPVTVVSAIGAASKFGVVVKSGAAFERFGGIRHLAVDKTGTLTRNEPTVTRVVTAAGVTEEDALAWAASLEGNSTHPLAAAITNAVFDAPIAEGVTETAGHGITGTLDGARLAVGSPRWLDAGTLTDQAQAMESEGMTVVIVHRNDQPAGAIGVRDELRPEVPEVIATLNRRGIGVTMLTGDNARTAAALADQSGIKDVRAELRPEDKATAVAELSKSQPTAMIGDGINDAPALAAADVGIAMGAKGADAAIESADVAFTGHDLRLIPQALAHARRGRNIINQNVVLSIAIIVVLLPLAITGVLGLAAVVLVHEVAEVVVILNGLRAARRTKA from the coding sequence GTGAGCGCCTTCACGGGTTCGCAGGTCGAGCACGTCGACCTCGACGACGATGATGACGATGATCGGCCGTGGTATCGGAGCCCCAGCGTTCTGATCCCGATCGCTTCGGGTGTCGCGTTCGCCGCCGGTCTGGTGTGCGAGTGGACCGGCGCCGAGACCGCGGGTCTGGTGCTGTTTTGGATTGGCTTGCTGCTGGGCGCGTCCACGTTTGTACCGGGTGCGCTGCGCAAGCTGTTCACGAAGGGCAAGCTCGGCATCGGGCTGCTGATGACGATCAGCGCCACCGGTGCGGTGATCCTCGGCTACGTCGAGGAGGCCGCCGCGCTGGCGTTCTTGTACTCCATCGCGGAGGCGCTGGAAGACAAGGCGATGGACCGTGCCCGCGCCGGGTTGCGGGCACTGTTGAAGCTCGTGCCCGACACCGCACTCGTCAAACGCGGCGACGCCACGGCCGAGGTCGAGGCGAAGGAGCTGCGCGTCGGGGATTTCCTCGTGGTCCGGCCGGGCGAACGGATCGCCACCGACGGCACCGTGCGCGCCGGGCGGAGCAGCCTGGACACGTCCGCGATCACGGGCGAGTCGATCCCGGTCGAGGTCGAACCGGGCACCGACGTGTCGGCCGGGTCGATCAACACCACCGGCGTTCTCGAGGTCGAGGCTACCGCCGCAGGCACCGACAACTCGCTCACCACCATCGTGGAGCTGGTCGAACAGGCGCAGGCTGAGAAGGGCGACCGTGCCCGCCTGGCCGACCGGATCGCCCGACCGCTGGTGCCCGGCGTGATGATCCTCGCCGTGCTAGTCGGCGTGCTCGGGTCGCTGCTGACCGGCGACTGGGAGCTGTGGATCACCCGCGCCCTGGTGGTGCTGGTCGCCGCGTCGCCGTGCGCGTTGGCGATCGCCGTCCCGGTTACGGTCGTCTCTGCGATCGGCGCTGCTTCGAAGTTCGGGGTGGTCGTGAAGTCCGGGGCTGCGTTCGAACGGTTCGGCGGCATACGTCACCTTGCCGTCGACAAGACTGGCACCCTGACCCGCAACGAGCCCACCGTGACTCGCGTCGTGACCGCCGCGGGCGTGACCGAAGAAGACGCGCTAGCTTGGGCGGCGAGCCTGGAAGGCAACAGTACGCATCCGCTGGCCGCCGCAATCACGAATGCCGTATTCGATGCCCCGATCGCTGAAGGCGTCACCGAGACCGCCGGACATGGCATCACCGGCACCCTCGACGGTGCCCGTCTCGCCGTGGGGAGCCCCCGCTGGCTCGACGCGGGCACGCTGACCGACCAGGCGCAAGCGATGGAATCCGAGGGGATGACCGTCGTCATCGTCCACCGCAACGATCAGCCAGCCGGGGCGATCGGGGTGCGGGACGAGCTACGCCCCGAGGTTCCCGAGGTCATCGCCACGCTGAACCGCCGCGGGATCGGGGTGACGATGCTCACCGGCGATAACGCGCGGACCGCCGCTGCCTTGGCCGACCAGTCCGGCATCAAGGACGTGCGCGCCGAGCTGCGCCCCGAGGACAAGGCCACGGCCGTGGCGGAGTTGTCGAAGTCTCAGCCCACGGCCATGATCGGCGACGGCATCAACGATGCTCCCGCTCTCGCGGCCGCGGATGTTGGGATCGCGATGGGGGCCAAGGGCGCGGATGCCGCGATCGAGTCGGCCGACGTCGCATTTACCGGCCACGACCTGCGCCTCATCCCGCAGGCCCTTGCCCACGCCCGCCGCGGCCGCAACATCATCAACCAGAACGTCGTGCTGTCGATCGCGATCATCGTCGTCCTTCTGCCGTTGGCAATCACTGGAGTCCTCGGACTTGCCGCGGTGGTGCTCGTGCACGAGGTCGCGGAAGTCGTCGTCATCCTCAACGGGCTCCGTGCTGCGCGGCGCACGAAGGCATGA
- a CDS encoding signal peptidase II yields the protein MTDPLDGSAPSPGSAEAVEASSARTVARVRFRWFLLACAVAAGAVLIDQGSKALALAQLSEDDRIPLLGDWLGLQLAFNPGTVMSLGSDSTWLLTVIATAASIALLIAAARTRSAGWAVAIGLVWGGAVGNLLDRLFAPPGFGRGHVTDFLAYGNLFIGNLADVILGVGVALGLLLYLRGPHHTRNEQ from the coding sequence ATGACCGATCCCCTTGACGGCTCCGCTCCCTCCCCGGGATCAGCGGAAGCCGTGGAAGCGAGTTCTGCCCGCACGGTGGCGCGCGTCCGGTTCCGCTGGTTCCTGCTCGCGTGCGCCGTCGCCGCCGGCGCAGTGCTGATCGACCAAGGCAGCAAGGCACTCGCCCTCGCACAGCTCAGTGAGGATGACCGCATCCCGCTGTTGGGAGACTGGCTCGGCTTGCAGCTCGCCTTCAACCCCGGCACCGTCATGTCCTTAGGGTCCGATTCAACGTGGCTGCTCACCGTCATCGCGACCGCGGCATCCATCGCCCTACTCATCGCGGCCGCGCGCACTCGATCGGCCGGGTGGGCGGTCGCGATCGGCCTAGTGTGGGGCGGCGCAGTCGGCAACCTCCTGGACCGGCTGTTCGCCCCACCCGGGTTCGGCCGCGGTCACGTCACCGACTTCCTCGCTTACGGCAACCTGTTCATCGGAAACCTTGCCGACGTCATCCTCGGCGTCGGCGTCGCCCTCGGCCTCCTGCTCTACCTCCGAGGCCCACACCACACCAGGAACGAACAATGA
- a CDS encoding cadmium resistance transporter: MILSSVLQAIGLFIATNIDDIIVLSLFFARGAGQRGTTARILVGQYLGFIGILGASVLVTLGAGAFLPPEVIPYFGLIPLGLGLWAAWQAWRNRGADDDDEAKVEGKKVGVWTVAGVTFANGGDNIGVYVPVFLSVGPAAVVAYCIVFLALVAALVGLGKFVATRRPIAELLERWEHILFPIVLIGLGIFILVSGGAFGL, translated from the coding sequence ATGATCCTGTCCTCCGTCCTGCAGGCGATCGGCCTATTCATCGCCACGAACATCGATGACATCATCGTGCTCTCACTGTTCTTCGCCCGAGGCGCGGGCCAGCGCGGGACCACCGCCCGAATCCTGGTCGGACAGTACCTCGGGTTCATCGGCATCCTGGGCGCCTCCGTGCTGGTGACGCTCGGGGCAGGGGCGTTCCTGCCGCCAGAGGTCATCCCCTACTTCGGACTCATTCCGCTGGGGCTGGGACTTTGGGCTGCGTGGCAAGCCTGGCGCAACCGCGGTGCGGACGATGACGATGAGGCAAAGGTCGAGGGTAAAAAGGTTGGGGTGTGGACGGTGGCCGGGGTGACCTTCGCCAACGGCGGGGACAACATCGGCGTTTACGTCCCGGTCTTCCTCAGCGTGGGCCCAGCGGCCGTGGTGGCGTACTGCATCGTGTTCCTCGCCCTGGTCGCCGCCCTCGTCGGCCTGGGTAAGTTCGTCGCCACCCGCCGACCGATCGCCGAACTCCTGGAACGCTGGGAACACATCCTGTTTCCGATCGTGCTCATCGGCCTGGGCATCTTCATCCTCGTGAGCGGCGGTGCCTTCGGCCTCTGA
- the merA gene encoding mercury(II) reductase has translation MTQHSEFDLAVIGTGGAAMSAAIHARLEGASVVAIESGTLGGTCVNVGCVPSKTLLAAAHIRHAAISSPFPSVSTIAGNVDLAALMQQKDELVGMLRQTKYADIATAYGFEILPGTATFASPSTLLVDGQPVRAKSYLIATGAEPLIPAVPGIEQIEYLTSTTAMELTELPDSLVVIGGGFVGLEQAQLFARLGVDVTVIGRLASHTEPELSSELRKAFLDDGITVIGDRAASIARIDGLAHVTTARGTVAVGERVLVATGRTPRTERLDLAAAGIATDARGFVIVDELQRTTNPAVFAAGDVADAPQYVYVAAMAGKIAARNALGSAEHVDYTGLPSVLFTSPQLASAGITEADAIAAGYRCACRYLRLSDVPRAIANHDTRGGIKIVADADTGKVLGVHALADTAGEMMLAATYAIKAGFTVTQLADTWAPYLTMAEGIRLTANLFRNELPTSCCA, from the coding sequence ATGACACAACACAGCGAGTTCGACCTTGCGGTGATCGGCACTGGCGGCGCGGCAATGTCCGCAGCAATCCACGCTCGCTTGGAGGGTGCGAGCGTCGTCGCCATCGAGTCCGGCACCCTCGGCGGTACCTGCGTGAACGTGGGCTGTGTGCCTTCGAAGACGCTCCTCGCGGCCGCTCACATACGCCACGCCGCGATCTCGAGTCCGTTCCCGAGCGTCTCCACGATTGCTGGCAACGTTGACCTCGCCGCGCTCATGCAACAAAAAGACGAGCTGGTCGGCATGCTCCGCCAAACCAAGTACGCAGACATCGCCACCGCGTACGGATTCGAGATCCTTCCCGGCACAGCCACGTTCGCCAGTCCATCCACGCTGCTCGTAGATGGCCAACCGGTGCGTGCCAAGTCGTATCTCATCGCTACCGGTGCAGAACCACTCATCCCGGCAGTCCCCGGCATCGAACAAATTGAGTACCTGACGTCGACCACAGCGATGGAACTGACTGAGCTGCCCGATTCGCTGGTCGTGATCGGCGGGGGTTTCGTTGGTCTGGAACAAGCGCAACTCTTCGCCCGGCTCGGGGTCGACGTCACCGTCATCGGACGGCTCGCCTCGCACACCGAACCCGAACTTTCCTCGGAACTCCGCAAGGCCTTCCTGGATGACGGAATTACTGTCATTGGTGACCGTGCCGCGAGCATCGCACGTATCGACGGTTTGGCGCACGTGACGACGGCCCGGGGGACTGTGGCTGTGGGTGAACGGGTACTCGTAGCCACCGGCCGCACGCCGCGCACCGAGAGACTCGACCTTGCCGCGGCGGGCATTGCGACCGACGCGCGCGGTTTCGTCATCGTCGACGAACTGCAGCGGACAACCAACCCGGCCGTGTTCGCCGCCGGTGACGTCGCCGATGCACCCCAGTACGTGTACGTCGCCGCGATGGCAGGAAAGATCGCTGCGCGGAACGCACTCGGTAGCGCTGAGCATGTTGACTACACCGGGCTCCCCTCCGTGCTGTTCACCTCGCCTCAGCTTGCTTCCGCCGGGATCACCGAAGCAGACGCCATCGCCGCCGGATACCGGTGCGCTTGCCGCTACCTGCGACTGTCCGATGTGCCCCGAGCGATCGCCAACCATGACACCCGCGGTGGCATCAAGATTGTCGCCGATGCTGACACCGGCAAAGTTCTCGGCGTCCACGCCCTCGCCGACACCGCTGGGGAGATGATGCTCGCCGCGACCTACGCGATCAAAGCCGGATTCACCGTCACGCAACTCGCCGACACGTGGGCTCCGTACCTCACCATGGCGGAAGGCATTCGCCTCACAGCGAACCTCTTCCGCAACGAACTCCCCACCTCCTGCTGCGCCTGA
- a CDS encoding heavy metal-responsive transcriptional regulator, translating to MRIGELAEKARTTTSTLRYYEERGLLPQPERTPTGYRSYGDESIQRLEFIDRARAAGLTLAQTAEILDVRDSGHSPCDHVRGLLDRQLVDIDAQIEKLQALRSNIVELRANATATASEPCAPESICRYL from the coding sequence ATGCGGATCGGGGAACTCGCCGAAAAGGCAAGGACTACTACGTCGACCCTCCGGTACTACGAAGAGCGCGGGCTACTGCCGCAGCCAGAACGAACCCCGACTGGGTACCGCAGCTATGGGGACGAGTCAATTCAGAGGCTTGAATTCATTGACCGGGCACGTGCCGCCGGGCTCACCCTGGCACAAACCGCAGAGATTCTGGATGTTCGTGACTCGGGCCATTCGCCCTGCGATCACGTGCGAGGCCTCCTTGACCGTCAGCTCGTAGACATCGACGCGCAGATCGAAAAGTTGCAGGCCTTGCGCTCCAACATCGTCGAGCTTCGCGCAAACGCCACGGCAACCGCATCCGAACCCTGCGCTCCAGAGTCCATCTGCCGCTACCTCTGA
- a CDS encoding DUF6112 family protein, whose product MFELITTLTAVLPMNIDVTPNDSGLPGIGQLRVIVGAVMTIGLILSVLALIVSAIVWGFGANSSNPHLASRGKFGVLVSCGAAIICGASVTLINFFWNVGQQV is encoded by the coding sequence GTGTTCGAACTCATCACGACCCTCACCGCAGTCCTGCCAATGAATATCGACGTGACTCCCAACGACTCGGGGTTGCCCGGAATCGGGCAGCTGCGCGTCATCGTCGGCGCCGTCATGACGATCGGGCTGATCCTGTCCGTGCTCGCACTGATCGTGTCGGCGATCGTGTGGGGATTCGGCGCGAACTCATCCAATCCCCACCTCGCCTCCCGCGGCAAGTTCGGCGTACTCGTCTCCTGTGGCGCCGCCATCATCTGCGGTGCCTCCGTAACTCTGATCAACTTCTTCTGGAACGTCGGGCAGCAGGTGTGA
- a CDS encoding conjugal transfer protein TrbL — MSVCDIPVISSVCDAVGEGAASLVSAPFDWLAATMGQAAGWLIEAMWTVFDSTTLVDVQSQGYLDVYNLLFGIGVFIVLLFFCFQLSLGLIRREPAALSRAALGAAKAVLGSFVVITLTATALEMVDQLSIGIVQAAGETTETMGDKIALLTAGLTTINIAAPGVGAIITIFLAGLMICAVAIVWFSLLIRKALLLVAIVLAPIAFAGAAWDVTRGWVGKWVAFVVALIVSKLVLVVVFLIAITQVSTPIEADLASVTEPISGIVLLFIAAFAPYMVYRFISFLGFDLYQAMGSEQEAKNAVNRPVPVPSKPQGDGVKKVLDGGSGGSSGATPASSGARGTTTRPGASTSGAAAGAKAGTGASGGAGASAGAGAGAGAGAGAGAAAAVGPAAAVIIGAEVVKGAATAGPKVGQAIGGTAETAMTGAGEIGAAPATTPTATAAPSVPQPPAPRSDPAPPSTPRPRPNGKE, encoded by the coding sequence ATGAGTGTCTGCGATATCCCCGTCATCTCCAGTGTGTGCGATGCGGTCGGTGAGGGCGCCGCATCGCTGGTGTCTGCCCCATTCGACTGGCTGGCCGCGACGATGGGACAAGCCGCCGGATGGCTCATCGAAGCCATGTGGACCGTCTTCGACAGCACCACCCTCGTCGACGTCCAGTCGCAGGGCTACCTCGACGTCTACAACCTGCTGTTCGGTATCGGTGTCTTCATCGTGCTGCTCTTCTTCTGTTTCCAACTCAGTCTAGGTTTGATCCGGCGCGAACCCGCTGCGCTCTCACGCGCAGCGCTCGGGGCGGCCAAAGCTGTGCTCGGTTCGTTTGTCGTCATTACGCTGACGGCAACGGCGCTGGAGATGGTCGACCAGCTCTCCATCGGCATCGTCCAGGCTGCGGGAGAGACCACCGAGACGATGGGCGACAAGATCGCGCTGCTCACTGCGGGCCTCACCACGATCAATATTGCTGCGCCCGGCGTCGGAGCGATCATCACGATCTTCCTCGCCGGGCTCATGATCTGTGCGGTCGCGATTGTCTGGTTCTCACTCCTCATTCGCAAAGCTCTGCTGCTCGTGGCGATTGTGCTTGCGCCGATCGCCTTCGCAGGTGCGGCCTGGGATGTCACCCGCGGATGGGTCGGCAAATGGGTGGCGTTCGTGGTCGCACTGATCGTGTCCAAGCTCGTGCTCGTCGTCGTGTTCCTCATCGCCATCACCCAGGTCTCGACGCCGATCGAAGCTGACCTTGCCTCCGTGACCGAACCGATCTCAGGCATTGTGCTGCTATTCATCGCCGCGTTCGCGCCTTACATGGTCTACCGATTCATCTCGTTCCTCGGCTTCGACCTCTACCAGGCGATGGGAAGCGAGCAGGAAGCGAAGAACGCCGTCAACCGCCCCGTTCCTGTTCCGTCGAAGCCGCAAGGAGACGGCGTGAAGAAAGTCCTCGATGGCGGCTCCGGCGGTAGTTCCGGCGCAACTCCCGCATCGAGCGGTGCGCGAGGCACAACGACCAGACCTGGAGCGAGTACCAGCGGAGCCGCAGCAGGAGCCAAGGCGGGAACCGGCGCGAGCGGAGGCGCTGGAGCCAGTGCTGGTGCCGGTGCCGGTGCCGGAGCGGGCGCTGGTGCTGGAGCTGCCGCGGCGGTCGGGCCTGCAGCAGCCGTGATCATCGGAGCCGAAGTCGTCAAGGGAGCAGCGACCGCTGGGCCGAAGGTTGGGCAAGCGATCGGTGGCACCGCCGAAACAGCGATGACTGGCGCAGGTGAAATCGGGGCTGCCCCGGCTACGACGCCGACTGCAACAGCGGCTCCCTCTGTTCCGCAACCGCCAGCACCACGATCAGATCCCGCACCGCCTAGCACCCCGCGGCCCCGGCCAAACGGCAAGGAGTGA
- a CDS encoding ATP-binding protein, with translation MNRDEAERLHTAVLVAPASEKRRVRKQRQKAAANLQIEQQHSEREETRAKYLAELAERRGTSYLPAAGEQGPTQLRSSGRFRLPRHQDTSATLAGAYPFLAEGGLGSDGVFVGQDLYSGGSFVYDPWVLYARGIITAPNLVLAGIVGSGKSSLAKSLYTRSLPFGRRVYVPGDPKGEHTAVAEAVGGRAIVLGHGLATRLNPLDEGYRPSGMSDESWASTVASRRRDLIGALAETVLTRPLTPLEHTAIDTALTEVVRSNDVPILPMVVEHILAPAQDADPEGRLAEDGRLVGHALRRLVAGDLAGLFDGPSTVTFDPTLPMISLDLSRVTENSTLISVLMTCSSAWMESALLDPNGGQRWCIYDEAWRLMSHPALLRRMDAHWRLARHYGIANMLIFHKLTDLENVGDEGSAMRALANSLLANAETRIIYRQESDQLGVTAGALGLTGTEQKLLPGLGIGQGLWRIKDRSFVCQHQLHPDELELFDTTGRMVSNRH, from the coding sequence ATGAACCGGGATGAAGCCGAGCGGCTCCATACGGCGGTCCTCGTTGCTCCAGCGTCTGAGAAGCGTCGAGTGCGCAAGCAACGTCAAAAGGCGGCAGCAAACCTACAGATCGAGCAGCAGCACTCGGAACGCGAAGAAACCCGCGCGAAGTATCTGGCCGAGTTGGCTGAGCGTCGGGGCACATCGTATCTCCCCGCCGCCGGGGAGCAGGGCCCCACTCAGCTGCGTTCATCAGGCAGGTTCCGCCTGCCCCGACATCAGGACACCTCTGCCACCCTCGCAGGGGCGTACCCATTCCTCGCGGAGGGCGGCCTCGGATCCGACGGCGTCTTCGTAGGCCAAGATCTGTACTCCGGCGGCTCCTTCGTCTACGACCCGTGGGTGCTCTACGCCCGCGGTATTATTACCGCCCCGAACCTCGTGCTCGCGGGCATCGTAGGCTCCGGGAAGTCCAGCCTTGCAAAGAGCCTCTACACACGGTCCCTCCCATTCGGGCGCCGCGTCTACGTGCCAGGTGACCCGAAGGGCGAACACACGGCCGTCGCCGAAGCCGTCGGCGGACGGGCAATCGTGCTCGGGCACGGACTCGCCACACGACTCAACCCGCTCGACGAGGGCTACCGCCCCTCAGGCATGAGCGACGAGAGCTGGGCGTCCACCGTCGCGTCTCGGCGCCGCGACCTGATCGGCGCACTCGCTGAGACCGTTCTTACTCGACCCCTCACCCCGCTGGAACACACAGCCATCGACACCGCACTGACCGAGGTCGTGCGCAGCAACGATGTACCAATCTTGCCAATGGTCGTCGAACACATCCTCGCCCCTGCTCAGGACGCCGACCCCGAGGGGAGACTCGCCGAAGACGGGAGGCTGGTCGGGCATGCACTCCGAAGGCTTGTGGCTGGAGACCTCGCCGGGCTCTTCGACGGCCCGTCAACGGTGACCTTCGATCCGACGTTGCCCATGATCTCACTCGACCTTTCACGCGTGACCGAGAACTCCACGCTGATCTCGGTACTCATGACCTGCTCCTCAGCGTGGATGGAGTCCGCCCTGCTCGATCCCAACGGCGGCCAACGCTGGTGCATCTACGACGAAGCCTGGCGACTCATGTCCCACCCAGCATTGCTGCGAAGGATGGATGCCCATTGGCGACTCGCACGTCACTACGGGATCGCGAACATGCTGATCTTCCATAAGCTGACCGACCTGGAAAACGTCGGTGACGAAGGTTCCGCCATGCGCGCGCTCGCCAACAGTTTGTTGGCCAACGCCGAGACGCGGATCATCTACCGGCAGGAATCCGACCAACTCGGTGTCACTGCCGGAGCACTCGGGCTCACCGGTACGGAACAGAAGCTACTGCCCGGTCTCGGCATTGGCCAGGGCCTCTGGCGCATCAAGGATCGCTCGTTCGTCTGCCAGCACCAACTGCATCCTGACGAGCTGGAACTCTTCGACACGACGGGCCGCATGGTTTCGAATCGCCACTGA